GAGGAGGGAGGTCCGGAGGTTCTTGAACGCCTCCGCGAAGGCCGATCGCGGGTCCCGGTGGCTCTCGAGGTCGACGGCGGGGGGAGCGTGGGCGCTCTTCTCTCCGCCGTCCGCGACGACCCGGAGCGGCTGGAACAGCGGGACGTAGCCGAGGGCGGGGAGCGATGCGGTCCGCTGCAGGTCCTGCTCGGTCTTGACCGTGTTGTCGAGGTGGTCGAGGAGGAACGCCATGCCGACGCCGAGGCCGAGGCCGAACACCACCGAGAGGACGAGGTTCAGGAGCTTCTTGGGGCGGACGGGGGATCGCGGCGGCTCCGCGCGGTCGACGACCCTCACGTTGCTCGCCCGGGTGTCGGCGAGCCGCTCCGAGGTCGCGGTCTGGCTCTTCCGGGCGACGAGGTCGGAGAGGACCTTGCGGCGCGTCTCGATCTCGGTCTTGAGGCTCGCGTACTCGATGGCGTCCCGGTTCACGCGCTGGACCTCGATCTTCTGCGTGCCGAACTGCCGCTCGAGGCCGGCGACCTCGCCACGGACCCGGTCGTAGTCCGCCTTGGCGACGTCCCTCACCTGACTCGCGATGTTGTCGGACTCGATGCGCAGGCGGTCGCGGGCGATGTCCAGCTCCTGCTGGAGCTGCTGGAGGGGCGGCCAGTCCGGCTTGAACCGCTCCGACATCTGGCTGTGCCGGCGCTCGACCTCGGCGTACTGCTGCCTCAGGTTCGAGATGAGCGGGGAGTTCAGGACCTCCGGGAGCGACTCGGGGGGGATGCCCTTGACCGCTCGGTATCGCGCCTCGGCCAGGGCGAGCCGGCCCTGGGCGTCCACGTATCGGGTGCTGATGTCCGAGAGGGCCTGCTGGCTGATGTCCCGCGTGCCGTCGCTGACCGACAGGATCTCCTTCAGCTGGCCGTACTCCTGGAGCTTCCGCTCGAGATCCGCGATCTCCTGCTGGAGGCGCGCGACCTCCTTGGTCAGGAACTCTGTGGCCTGGCCCGTGGTGCTGGAGCGGGCGTCGAAATTGAACTGCTGGTAGGCGTCCGCCACCGCGTTCGCGACGTCCGCCGCGAGAACTCGGTCGCGGTCGGTGAAGGCGATCTTCACGAGCCGGCTGTTGCGGATGGGCTGGATGGAGAGGCTCTTCGTGATGAAGGTCAGCGCCGGGCGTAGCGGATCGCCGCCGGAGGCGGGGTTCGAGACGGTGGAGCGCACCGCGTCGCTCATCCTCTGGATCGGGGACTTCCTCCTCGCGACGAACTCGGGGCGGTTCGGGAGGTCGAGCCGCTCGACGGCGAGCCTCATCACGGTCCGGCTCTGCAGGATCTTGTACTGGGTCTGGTAGAAGTCCTGGTAGGCGTTGTACGCGGAGTCCACGCTGACGATGTCCTTGAAGCCGAGGATCTCGGGTCCCTGTCGCTCGATCTGGAGCGTCGTGACCGCCTCGTACTCGCGGGTCGCGAACACCGAGTAGAGCACCGCCGCGGCCACGAAGATGCCGAGGCACGCGAGGATGACCGCCCGCCGCTGGACCAGGATCCGCCAGTAGTCCAGGAGGTGGATCGGCTCTTCCTGGCTGTCCTGGGACGCGGATCCCTGATGCCCGTCCGCGCCGTCGATGGGATCGCTCATCTCGCCTCCGGCTCCTTCCGCCCGACGGGGATCCACACCCCACCCCTACCGCCTCGACGGGCTGCGGCCGGGCGTCGTCGCGAAAGTCGGCCCAGTATTGCGAGGAACGTCAATCGAGTCAAGGAGTCGGCGCGCAACTGTCCTGCGCCGCCCCCGGCCACGGAGGACGTGCCGCCTGTTCCGGCGCTACCCCCAGGTCCGCAACGAGTCGCCGCCGGGACGTACCCCTCGTCGGGCGACCCGTCGCGGTTGTCGTCGATGACGATTCATTTGCCGTCCGACGGCCCGGGATGCATCGCGGGATCAGCGTCATCCGATCTCCGGCCCAGAGCCACGTGACCCGCGGGCGTCGCGTACGCCTGCACCGTCACCGCGGGTTCCCCGTACCCGTCGCCAACGACCTCTTTGCAGAACATCTCCAGGAGTTCCTCGCGTCCCTGGATCTGCCAGCCCGACGACGGAGGCTCTGTCGGCATCCACGCCCAGCCCGACACATGGGTGCCGTTCATCAACCACGCTCCCACCTGACCGGTCGTGGCGTTCCGCCAGACGACCTCGGAGCCGCCATCCCCGGTAAGGTCCACGACAGCCTGGATTTGCCATCCGCTCGACAGCGGCTCCGTGGGCATCCAAGCCCAACTCGCGACGGTCGATCCATTCATGAGCCAGGCCCCCACCTGGCCGGTCGTGGTGTTTCGCCAAAGTACGTCGCTGTTGCCGTCGGCGTTGAAATCGCCGACCCCTTGGATCTGCCATCCGCTCGTCGGCGGTTCCCTCGGCATCCAGACCCAGTGGTCAATGACCACTCCGTTCATGAGCCACGCTCCGACCTGGCCGGTCGTGGAGTTGCGCCAGAGCACGTCAGGTTTGCCGTCGGCGTTGAAATCGCCGACCCCTTGGATCTGCCATCCGCTCGTCGGCGGCTCTGTCGGCATCGACGCCGTGCTGGCGATGGTCGAGCCGTTCATGAGCCAGGCCCGCACCTGG
This window of the Terriglobia bacterium genome carries:
- a CDS encoding polysaccharide biosynthesis tyrosine autokinase; translated protein: MSDPIDGADGHQGSASQDSQEEPIHLLDYWRILVQRRAVILACLGIFVAAAVLYSVFATREYEAVTTLQIERQGPEILGFKDIVSVDSAYNAYQDFYQTQYKILQSRTVMRLAVERLDLPNRPEFVARRKSPIQRMSDAVRSTVSNPASGGDPLRPALTFITKSLSIQPIRNSRLVKIAFTDRDRVLAADVANAVADAYQQFNFDARSSTTGQATEFLTKEVARLQQEIADLERKLQEYGQLKEILSVSDGTRDISQQALSDISTRYVDAQGRLALAEARYRAVKGIPPESLPEVLNSPLISNLRQQYAEVERRHSQMSERFKPDWPPLQQLQQELDIARDRLRIESDNIASQVRDVAKADYDRVRGEVAGLERQFGTQKIEVQRVNRDAIEYASLKTEIETRRKVLSDLVARKSQTATSERLADTRASNVRVVDRAEPPRSPVRPKKLLNLVLSVVFGLGLGVGMAFLLDHLDNTVKTEQDLQRTASLPALGYVPLFQPLRVVADGGEKSAHAPPAVDLESHRDPRSAFAEAFKNLRTSLLLASADRPPRTIVITSSEPGDGKSTVALNLAIVLTQLGRRVLIVDADLRRPRLHRMLNLSNAAGLSSYLSGNARPAELIQDTEVPNLLAITSGPIPPNPSELLGASRLELLVEKLIEEGRFEHVIMDSPPSIQVADGVILSSRMEATVMVVRAGKTSRTSLAQATGRLRQARGRVIGAVLNAVQESGGYYHYYRYKYYRHYAEEDRGESKTAVSRWRRGRQRAGQA